A window of the Pseudomonas gozinkensis genome harbors these coding sequences:
- the nhaB gene encoding sodium/proton antiporter NhaB encodes MSGSMAQAFAHNFLGHSPRWYKACIVGFLILNALVLWTVGPVAAGWLLVIEFIFTLAMALKCYPLMPGGLLLIEALLLKMTTPQALYEELQHNFPVILLLMFMVAGIYFMKDLLLFLFSRLLLGVRSKALLALMFCFLSAFLSAFLDALTVTAVIISAAVGFYSVYHRVASGNDPRQDSEFSDDQHLPQLHHEDLEQFRAFLRSLLMHGAVGTALGGVCTLVGEPQNLLIGHEMGWHFAEFFQKVAPVSLPVLVAGLVTCLLLEKLRWFGYGTLLPDNVRAVLAAYAAEDNAERTPRQRAALLVQGCAALILIAGLAFHIAEVGLIGLMVIVLITAFTGITDEHRLGSAFKDAMPFTALLVVFFAVVAVIHDQQLFAPLIQWVLALPADQQPGMLFIANGLLSAISDNVFVATIYITEVKQAFLSGHMSREHFETLAIAINTGTNLPSVATPNGQAAFLFLLTSAIAPLVRLSYGRMVWMALPYTVVMGLLGWYAVSYWL; translated from the coding sequence ATGTCCGGTTCGATGGCTCAGGCGTTCGCGCACAACTTTCTCGGGCACTCGCCCCGCTGGTACAAGGCGTGCATCGTCGGGTTCCTGATCCTCAACGCCCTGGTGCTGTGGACCGTCGGCCCGGTCGCCGCCGGCTGGCTGCTGGTGATCGAGTTCATTTTCACTCTGGCCATGGCGCTCAAGTGCTACCCGCTGATGCCCGGCGGCTTGCTGCTGATCGAAGCGCTGCTGTTGAAAATGACCACGCCGCAGGCGCTGTACGAAGAGTTGCAGCACAACTTCCCGGTGATTCTGCTGCTGATGTTCATGGTCGCCGGCATCTACTTCATGAAAGACCTGCTGCTGTTTCTGTTCTCGCGTCTGTTGCTGGGCGTGCGTTCGAAGGCGCTGCTGGCCCTGATGTTCTGCTTTCTGTCGGCGTTTCTCTCGGCATTTCTCGACGCCCTTACCGTAACCGCAGTGATCATCAGCGCCGCCGTAGGCTTTTACTCGGTTTATCACCGGGTGGCGTCCGGCAACGATCCACGCCAGGACAGCGAATTCAGCGATGACCAGCATCTGCCCCAGCTGCATCACGAGGATCTGGAACAGTTCCGCGCTTTCCTGCGCAGCCTGTTGATGCACGGCGCCGTCGGCACCGCGTTGGGCGGCGTCTGCACCTTGGTGGGTGAACCGCAGAACCTGCTGATCGGCCACGAAATGGGTTGGCACTTCGCCGAATTCTTCCAAAAAGTTGCACCGGTTTCACTGCCAGTTCTGGTTGCGGGCCTGGTGACCTGCCTGCTGCTGGAGAAACTGCGCTGGTTTGGCTACGGCACGCTGTTGCCGGATAACGTACGTGCCGTGCTGGCCGCCTACGCCGCCGAAGACAACGCCGAGCGCACCCCGCGCCAACGCGCCGCCCTGCTGGTGCAAGGTTGCGCTGCGCTGATCCTGATTGCCGGGCTGGCGTTCCACATCGCAGAAGTCGGCCTGATCGGTCTGATGGTGATCGTACTGATTACCGCATTCACCGGGATCACCGACGAGCACCGACTGGGCAGCGCATTCAAGGACGCCATGCCGTTCACCGCGCTGCTGGTGGTGTTCTTCGCCGTGGTGGCGGTGATTCACGACCAGCAACTGTTCGCCCCGTTGATTCAGTGGGTACTGGCATTGCCGGCCGATCAGCAGCCGGGGATGCTGTTCATCGCCAACGGCCTGCTGTCGGCGATCAGTGACAACGTGTTTGTCGCGACGATCTACATCACCGAAGTGAAACAGGCGTTCCTGTCCGGCCACATGAGCCGCGAACATTTCGAGACGCTGGCGATTGCGATCAACACCGGCACCAACCTGCCGAGCGTAGCGACGCCCAATGGTCAGGCGGCGTTTCTGTTTCTGCTGACGTCGGCGATTGCACCACTGGTGCGGTTGTCCTACGGGCGGATGGTGTGGATGGCGTTGCCTTACACCGTGGTAATGGGATTGCTCGGCTGGTATGCCGTGAGTTACTGGCTGTAG
- a CDS encoding sigma-54 dependent transcriptional regulator: protein MNEAPALRRLLVVDPCDDCHRLLPGLRAVGWDVDSCSLENAADRTCDVGLLRLQPFHLERPEAVKELISRSGTEWIAVLNQEVLRLQNVGDFVCEWFFDFHTLPFDVSRVQVTLGRAFGMARLRGQGTIHVDQPEHELLGDSKPIRELRKLLSKLAPTESPVLIRGESGTGKELVARTLHRQSQRHSKPFVAINCGAIPEHLIQSELFGHEKGAFTGAHQRKVGRIEAANGGTLFLDEIGDLPLELQANLLRFLQEKHIERVGGSQPIPVDVRVLAATHVDLEAAIEKKRFREDLYYRLNVLQVVTAPLRERHGDLSMLANHFSHFYSHETGRRPRSFSEDALIAMGKHDWPGNVRELANRVRRGLVLAEGRQIEARDLGLISQQSIAVPMGTLEDYKTRAERQALCDVLNRHSDNLSVAAKVLGVSRPTFYRLLHKHQIR, encoded by the coding sequence ATGAACGAAGCGCCTGCATTACGACGTTTATTGGTCGTCGACCCGTGCGACGACTGTCACCGATTGTTGCCGGGTTTGCGTGCCGTGGGGTGGGACGTCGACAGTTGTAGCCTGGAGAATGCCGCCGACCGAACCTGCGACGTCGGCTTGTTGCGTTTACAACCTTTTCATCTGGAACGTCCTGAAGCGGTCAAAGAATTGATCAGTCGCAGCGGCACTGAGTGGATCGCTGTGCTGAATCAGGAAGTACTGCGATTGCAGAACGTCGGCGACTTCGTCTGCGAATGGTTTTTCGATTTCCATACCTTGCCGTTCGACGTGTCACGGGTGCAGGTCACCCTAGGGCGCGCGTTCGGCATGGCGCGCCTGCGGGGTCAGGGCACGATTCACGTCGATCAGCCGGAACATGAATTGCTGGGCGACAGTAAACCGATCCGCGAGTTGCGCAAACTGCTGAGCAAACTGGCGCCCACCGAGTCACCAGTATTGATCCGCGGCGAAAGCGGTACCGGCAAGGAATTGGTCGCTCGCACCTTGCACCGGCAGTCGCAACGCCACAGTAAACCCTTTGTGGCGATCAATTGCGGGGCGATTCCCGAACACTTGATCCAGTCCGAACTGTTCGGCCATGAAAAAGGCGCGTTCACCGGTGCCCATCAACGCAAGGTCGGGCGTATCGAGGCGGCCAATGGCGGCACGTTGTTCCTCGATGAAATCGGCGATCTGCCGCTGGAACTGCAAGCCAATCTGTTGCGCTTTCTTCAGGAAAAGCACATTGAACGGGTCGGCGGCAGTCAACCGATCCCGGTGGATGTGCGGGTGCTGGCGGCGACCCACGTCGACCTCGAAGCCGCCATCGAGAAGAAGCGCTTTCGCGAAGACTTGTACTATCGGCTCAATGTGCTGCAAGTGGTGACCGCGCCGTTACGCGAGCGCCACGGTGACCTGTCGATGCTGGCCAACCATTTTTCCCATTTCTACAGCCACGAAACCGGCCGTCGTCCGCGCAGCTTCAGCGAAGATGCGCTGATCGCCATGGGCAAGCACGACTGGCCAGGCAATGTCCGGGAGCTGGCCAACCGGGTGCGTCGGGGGTTGGTGCTGGCCGAAGGGCGACAGATCGAGGCCCGTGACCTGGGACTGATCAGCCAACAGTCGATCGCAGTACCGATGGGCACCCTTGAAGACTACAAGACTCGTGCCGAACGCCAGGCGCTGTGTGACGTATTGAACCGGCACAGCGACAACCTCAGTGTTGCGGCCAAAGTACTGGGCGTCTCCCGGCCGACCTTCTACCGTTTGCTGCACAAGCACCAGATCCGCTAG